Part of the Athalia rosae chromosome 2, iyAthRosa1.1, whole genome shotgun sequence genome, TTTTGGATCTCATTTGAAggtaaattttctatttatagtattatttctattatctTGATTGATTTATCGAACGCATATACGAATGGACTTCAACTTCATGCTTGAACCAAACTTAAAATGTCCGCGGAGTATCGAACACTTCGTTATATGCTCTTGCAGTTACTatcagttttcgttttttttcttgtctctttttttcctcccgttCTCCTCGCGTGTCACACGGACGAGgttgataataaaatacatatttatatttttatctgatAAATGTGAATAGATATGTgggaatttatatattttatcactgTAACACGCGTTTTTGATAATTGTTTACATGGTGCagctgtgaaaaaaagtttttctcaaaCGTTTCAAATGTCGGATctcgggaagagaaaaaaaaaaacactgaatacaagaaattttcgcttCTTCTCTCGTTAAACTTGATGTGCAgcagtttttgatttttgtttttcaggtgACACAGCAAGAGGAGTTTAGTGAATCGATTTCACGATGTCTTCAGCGGACGAGGTCTCCGTGTTTCCGGCACATGACCTGGAAGAGGAAGACAATTTGTCCTTCATCTGCAGAGCATTGAGCGAAGGATTCAATTCCGTGTTTGGCAATGATTATTCTATAAACGAGAAAATATGCCATGACGATCCCTTGGGTACGTACAGAATTGAAATCATTGTAATTTATCACGAACAAAAATAGAACTGACACATTGACGAGGGGCGGGAGGGGACCTGAAAACTAACTagatataattgaataaataaaaacatctTCCAAGGCGTTCGGATATTTTTACGATTGGGTTGAATTGTTCGTcttatgaatattatttggATGATTCAATATTTCTTGTTGCAGGTCGTCCGGAAATAACGGTAGGTATAAACAGCGATTGGACCGTAACTCAGGACGAAACAAATAATCATGATAGATTTGACAGCGGTGCATACGGAGAatctgaagaagaagaagaagaagaccaAGTCGAAGACGACAACTATGACAGCAGGGTTTATTACGTTCGTGATAATCCTgcttttttcacgaaatttaacgaaaaCAGCTGCGATTCAATTGACGTGAGTTCAAATCCACATAATTTAGCTGTCCGAATGGAAATAACTGGAAACGTTTGACATATTCACGAATTTGTTttcttgtgaatttttttttacatcgtgtAGTTTTCTCAATTGATTTCACTTTTGGTACGATAAAGTTAATCTATCTTTGTAGTTTACATTTTCGCTCATTTTTATCATGATGTAGCTCTATACGATATAAATACGTCCGATAATGACAGTAATAACAAGAGTAACGatcataatataataataaaaatcacatgTCTAGACATGATACGCGTGTCGTACAATTTAAGCCGACGCGAAAAATGATGTTTATTAAGTAAAGGAAGAATTATTTTGGTTTTACCAATCATAAATGTAGTTTAAtgtgaatttcattttatttcacataagGAACAAGTCGTGCCCACTTCTGTGGAAGCAAGTCCGGTGGGTGAACTCAGTCTTCCGGCGAGTCCAAGATTGGACAATGAAGATGTgaacgaagaggagaaaaaagaagaaacagaagaggaagaggaaataGATCggacaaagagaaaagaacgTGACAGAGACAGTGAATCGgaagacgttgaaaatcacgATAAACAAAAAGATGACGAActtgtgaaaaattcaaccgcgAAAAGAGTTCATCTTGAAAGTGAAGCTGTGACTCGGAGTCAGCCTCATCTTTCATGAATATTATCAGCGTGTATTATAAGTACGTaaaaatatgcatatatacatataaaaaaaatatataatcatagatatattgaacatcaTAGATAGGAATATTCATATCTTCTAAGGAtagttgtaataattataagataGGATTagtaaatttcaattattaatcaaATCAATGTGAATTTCACGTGATTataatcatcaattttttggcACGGCTCACTATCATTCCTCTTCCATTTATCAATGTGCCTAATCTTACCTGACGCATAGATAATATTATCTAATAGACAAcgtgaaaaattgtatttatatattattttttttttaaatgatttgtTTCAtagatgattgaaaaaataaaatgtggcGCATTCCAGTGGAAAATCGCAAgggtcgaatttttttatgcacgaaaatatcaaattttaaaaacgaCCGACCATCTACCCCACCACAAATAGTAACACCAATTATGGTGACACGAAGAATTCTACTCTTCCGTCCAGAAGGTAATCCAATTGGATTGAAAACAGTTGTGTTAGCAAATGATCATCAGACACAATGAACACAGAAACACATGTTTCTAAATTATCATGAGTATCAACGTCTGTTAACGTGCCACGAGTTGGcgtatttttttatgtacgtTAACGATATAATCAATTTGCAATCGTACGGGCAATTTCGATATTCTATACGTTGTATACACTGGTATTACGACAAACATATACCTCCgcacatacgtgtatgtacaatTGCGATCTCCACAGAATTTTCTGGTGCGCATATCATAAAGCCTGGTGAATATAATATCGGGTTTACTAAACTCGAGGCATTGCGGCAGAAACAGTAGCTTGTGCCCTGAATAAATATGACCAATCTAGGTGCAGCTACAAAAGGGGATCGGGTAATCTATACTTCATCACACATATGTGTGCACGTAATATAACTAAACTCGTTATAATTTACACCACATTACATGTACAACCGATTCGTTAGGCAGGTGCAGCAAAATATGCTTACTTCAGACATCTCGAGTGACACCGTGCATTTGCGCGTGTGAAAAAATCCTTCCTATAACTTCCCGCTTGTACTCCACATAGGTgaatatgtacatgtgtacgaTGCATTTCGAGTCGATTCGAATCTCGTcagtttttttcctaatttttagGTGCCGTTATCAACTGTGGAATATATCGAGTTTCActgtcatttcttttttttcttattcttctggaaacaatttttctcataatCTTAGATTTGGAAAACATGAGAATATATCAGGGGTGGTTTGAAAGTACGATATTACCTGATCGAAATAAAGTTTGAACCGAGTTAAAAATGTCCcatataacaataattaaaccTTACACCGGTtagttttttctgttcatagAATACACCCAACCTAACAACAAATTTGCAACGCTAGTGTCATATTTCTAATAAGGACaacaacttttcaattttgcacACCGCAAACGAGtgtcgtatatacatatgtatgtacatagataaTACATCACGTATATTTCGTTTGTTAggtaaagagaagaaaaaattgatcagaaaactgagtaactttgaaaaaatctagCAGAaataccgaatgaaaaaaatatgagaaacacaaaaacaatttatagcattatacatttttttataatcattgTCCGAGGGTGGAAGAATTTCTCCTTGTTACTTTCGATTTTGCATGCGCcgcaaaaaatgaacgagataGGGAGATGGAAGAAgttgaaaatagaagagaaataaatttcaatgcaatgaaaattgatatatTCTTTGGGTTCAATGTCCGATAGTATTGGAATTCTTTGTTCCTCGGTGTTTCGTTGCTGACCTCGATCTCGCACGTGATTTTTATCGCCGACTTGTAGTTTCTTCCTTTCGAATTCGAAATAAACGCCGCCCTGAGATAGTTAAAATCGCCGAGTTACATGAAGAGCCGGAAGTCCCGTGAAAGTATAACGTACGCTACACCttcgtatctttttcttctcttatttgaTCGCAGAGTTTCATCTGATCGAAAAGAAAGGACGAATATATAACTCATCTGATTGTTAAGGATCGAAAGGAACCGATGCGatgaggaattttttcatcgacaaaaatattaatcatGCTGCAACAAAAACCGCGCACAGAAAAACGGtcggttttcaattttctggtGATCATTTTACGTCGATTTCCACTCGAGTCAATCACAGTTTTGTCATTCAAAACGTTCGTCGAAGCTGTTGATAATTGAAAGGGGTTTGAAAATAAGTGTTGGATTtgagtccaaaaaaaaaaaaaaagtacgaagaaaaatcacGAGGCAGCGGCTGTGCATTGGAGAAGTCGCGCGCACAGCGGATATAATATTGCCTGCAGcgtattatcatttatttcgttttcttgttatttttttttccgttccgttcgttCCGTAGCACTTTCTCCGAACTTGGAGTGGCTCGTCGCGTCTCTCACGATGACCTCTGGGCGTTCCGATGACCGCCCGTTAAAAGCAGTCACGGAGCGGTCATTTATAACGGCCATGTAAAATGGAACGAAGCGATGCGTGGCACAGTGCGAATTACAAGAGCAAGTTATAACGAAGAGTGGACGGACGCGGATGCGTTTAATACTTCAATACGTCCTTGCCGCCTTTCTAATCGCCCTTCACCGTCAAATCCTCTTATTCTTAGATTTTATTATGGCAGCTAACATACAATTAGGTTGCAAGCTGAGACAGCTCTCGAAGATCGATATTCGTGACTCGGATGAGGATGGCTAATTTCTTGGctcttctaattttcttttttcatcattcgtaCGATATTCCGACTGCAGACGTATTTTTATATACCGATTGTTTATTCGGTTTACCTTCACTTTGAAATACTGCTGAATTTCACCTGAGTGAAGTTGCTGCCAATTGTCAATGACTGCATAGCTCGTAGAATAAATAACATTTGATTTCACTTTGCTTTTCATAGGTGGAGATTAAAGATTTGCTGAAACGAAAAGCAAAAACCAAATAAGTAGAATTACATTGGATCGTTCGAATGGAAGTAGAATGCAagtgtgaataaataatattttatttgtcaGGACTTAAAAAAACTAAGGCTTACATTAGTTATGACAAACTTTGTGGAATTCTAGAGATTTTACCAACGACTCGGTCTCAAACTTCACCGAAGATCCCTGCTTCGATGACTTCGAGTTTATTATCCTCGATACTAACGTAGCCGTGGTAAGTTTTGGCTATTCCATGAAAAGCACCATTGACCAACCTGGTGATAGGGTTTCGCCCGATGTCTAAATCGATCAAAGAATTCAATCCCTCTAATGTACCCGGTAATATTTCGCGTATAAGATTACCCGAGAGATGAAGATGCTGAATAGAATTCGGGGCTTTCATAAAGTTTCCAACTTGTGAATCGAAGCGAGCTTGCTGGATTCCTGTAATTTTATGATCCTTCGTAGCAAGCGTGTCTTTCGGGACATTAGCGAAGTATCCCGGTTCAATATCTTCGATACCGTTATCTTTGAGTTCTAGAGTTTTTAGGTTCACTGGAAGTCGGCCAATAACGTCGATACCGATTTTacgaaatttgtttttatttattttgagcTCCTCGAGTTGTCGCAAACCGGAAAACGTGCCGCCATTGAACTTTGAGAGTAAATTCTCACTGAGATAAATGTACGAGATATTTTTCAGACCGTTAAAACCGCCTTCGTCGATTTCGGAGATCTGATTCTTGTCCATATTGAGCGCTATGAGAGAATCGAGTCCTTCGAAAGCGTTATCATGCACCtttggaattttattcgatccaAGATTCAACTGGTACAAATTCTTAAGTCTCGAAAATACGGCTTGTGGAATTCTCTCGATATTATTTCTGTTCAGGTACAAAAGACACGTGGACTCAGGAAGCGAAGAAATGAAGGATATATCTTCGATCTTGTTACCCGATAAATAAAGTCCCCAAAGTTTGGGGAATTCGAAACTACCAGGTTCTATATCCTCGATAAGGTTATTCCGGAGAATgatcattttcatattctCGTTACTACCGCTATCCTTTCTGATATGCTTAATCAAATTGTTACTCAGATCCAGAATGCTCACACTTTTGGGCAAATCGTTGACAAGTTCCGGCGAGAATTCCTCTATCTGGTTATTATTTAAATCAATATAATTCATTCTAATCTGGTGCAGTTGATACCAATTTTTGGCGACGCTTCGGATACcgagattttccaaattcacaTACGCCACTCCACGATCTATGATCGTTTCATTGCAATTTGCTTCAACCTTTTCTCCATCCTCCAACACCCCGACTTTCAACAATACTGAATTTTCTATACACACAACGACTCTCGTCTCGCTCTTCTGGTTTGGATGGGTG contains:
- the LOC112695057 gene encoding leucine-rich repeats and immunoglobulin-like domains protein 3; amino-acid sequence: MDSLLRYLLIPLAFANCKSIPPGDPYDAVVDAGVLKSVRILAEKSDHLNLSNLGIVEIEPGVFEDVKVKKLTLEFNKIGVLTSDMFSGVGPYLEELNLASNDIGISLGAFTGMDNLKILDISKNPLSSIIHKEFAGIPRNAEIIVKDNSIRTINARSFDILDEEEDDDENGYNRKKRTGFWDVPADVPTDELTPLGESIHILTLVDHIVDDEDTHPNQKSETRVVVCIENSVLLKVGVLEDGEKVEANCNETIIDRGVAYVNLENLGIRSVAKNWYQLHQIRMNYIDLNNNQIEEFSPELVNDLPKSVSILDLSNNLIKHIRKDSGSNENMKMIILRNNLIEDIEPGSFEFPKLWGLYLSGNKIEDISFISSLPESTCLLYLNRNNIERIPQAVFSRLKNLYQLNLGSNKIPKVHDNAFEGLDSLIALNMDKNQISEIDEGGFNGLKNISYIYLSENLLSKFNGGTFSGLRQLEELKINKNKFRKIGIDVIGRLPVNLKTLELKDNGIEDIEPGYFANVPKDTLATKDHKITGIQQARFDSQVGNFMKAPNSIQHLHLSGNLIREILPGTLEGLNSLIDLDIGRNPITRLVNGAFHGIAKTYHGYVSIEDNKLEVIEAGIFGEV
- the LOC125499919 gene encoding origin recognition complex subunit 1-like, translated to MSSADEVSVFPAHDLEEEDNLSFICRALSEGFNSVFGNDYSINEKICHDDPLGRPEITVGINSDWTVTQDETNNHDRFDSGAYGESEEEEEEDQVEDDNYDSRVYYVRDNPAFFTKFNENSCDSIDEQVVPTSVEASPVGELSLPASPRLDNEDVNEEEKKEETEEEEEIDRTKRKERDRDSESEDVENHDKQKDDELVKNSTAKRVHLESEAVTRSQPHLS